Proteins from a single region of Flavobacterium sp. YJ01:
- a CDS encoding T9SS type A sorting domain-containing protein, whose amino-acid sequence MKTKLLLLLLLANFSIYAQTNLVSNGDFETWTAHSQPTDWFRYSNGLLYQDSDAQKGSSSTKMEITSGTFHYMNSSPFATQSGKTYRVTMYHKLFSGTITSVELSLTKADVFKTPITKKEVTTSLNSAWQKIEFDYVATTTQNAEISIWIKGTTGAQILVDNVSIVDVAEIGPKYTLIPDVNFENKLISLGYDSGAPDGKVQTANISGVKDLYLSFDSITDLTGIEDFTSLTSLKSYYNNITTVDLSKNLALKEIRFDGLKQSTLNVSSNINLEKLSLVRTSLSSIDVTANVNLQELVISSGGYNTGQEGSGLFTSLDLSHNPNLKIFECDGQKLPNFDFSSHPQLESISFDASRATSFDFSANIALKSLSINNSFLLENIDLSNNINLRELYISNTKIINLDLSHNPAMRLLRCTDAKSLETINLKNGNNAIINPSTLYLTQTPSLHCILVDDPVYSESNWSVSKEKWVHYSSVCQTPQYTTIPDVEFEKVLMLKGYDGVLDGKVLTSLIASVKELDLKYSTYDKISDLTGIEGFTALEKLTVPPHDLLNLDLSKNIALKTLNCSGVNLNALDITNNINLVTLDCGNNNLSTLNLTKNIALNELNISSNEFKNIDLSENKALVKLILMNNNFTTIDLSKNTNLNYLDSRLNYQLKCVQVAEVDYALANWSIYKEAITSFNLDCNEYTLIPDDNFEQKLIDLGIDKDGKNGKVQTASIANVTSLDVQSSNIKDLTGIQDFISLTYLDANYNSISNIDISNNKLLTKLALHENKLTSLNVTKNVNLYNLMFSKNQISTIDLSQNKALVLLTADRNLLSSLDISANTKLESLYCGNNNLTALDVSHQPNLLQLNCTFTSISQIDVSTNKKLENLYFDNAQLTTLDVSNNTLLKRINVSNNLLKSLDLSHNPILELVLIRFNPITTLNLQNGNNENFILPPTNGTNKTAAVIDACNFLNNKNLSCIQVDNVEFSNANWSAIKDATANYNLDCAVYTLIPDAAFEDKLIALQIDKDGKNGKVATSSIASVTTLDVSSSSIKDLTGIQDFVSLKVLNCSTNQLTSLTPANNPTLTELNVSYNALTTLDVSKNKALTALNVSNNNLNSLNVKNGFNTNMDWFSVNFTKNPSLSCIQVDNAKYSNDNWNGKLDKTSFFTENCGSYTLIPDSNFEDKLIALKIDIDGKNGKVLTSTISTVKDLNVQLSDIKDLTGIEDFTSLEFLNCQFNLLTSLNVSKNSKLIELYTHGNDLTTLDVSANTALTTLYANKNKLTALDLSKNSKLVYVNVAENSLKTLNLKNGNNSNFTGALLNKNASLTCITVDNPSFAASSGVFFKDATASYSATCTLGLEDSIFSKATVFPNPTKGEVNINNVSLEKATVYNSLGQLVKTFVFNNGETSNTINLSGLPRGVYFVYLISGDAASAKKIIVE is encoded by the coding sequence ATGAAAACAAAACTACTCTTGTTGCTATTATTAGCAAATTTTTCTATTTATGCGCAAACAAACTTAGTCTCTAACGGAGATTTTGAAACTTGGACTGCACATTCGCAACCAACCGATTGGTTCCGTTACTCAAATGGACTTTTATATCAAGATTCTGATGCACAAAAAGGTTCCTCAAGTACAAAAATGGAGATTACAAGCGGAACTTTCCACTACATGAATAGCAGTCCTTTTGCTACTCAATCAGGAAAAACGTATCGTGTTACGATGTATCATAAGCTTTTTTCGGGAACGATAACTTCTGTGGAATTAAGCTTAACAAAAGCTGATGTTTTTAAAACACCTATAACAAAAAAAGAAGTAACAACTTCTTTAAATTCTGCCTGGCAAAAAATTGAATTTGATTATGTTGCCACCACTACTCAAAACGCAGAAATTAGCATTTGGATAAAGGGAACAACTGGCGCTCAAATTTTGGTTGATAATGTTTCGATTGTTGACGTGGCAGAAATTGGACCAAAATATACACTAATACCAGATGTTAATTTTGAAAATAAGTTAATTTCATTAGGTTATGACTCCGGAGCTCCAGATGGAAAGGTGCAGACGGCCAATATTTCAGGAGTAAAAGATTTGTACCTTTCTTTCGATTCTATTACAGACCTGACTGGTATTGAAGATTTTACGTCATTGACTTCCTTAAAATCTTATTATAATAATATAACTACTGTAGATCTTTCTAAAAATTTGGCTTTAAAAGAAATCCGTTTTGACGGATTAAAACAAAGCACGTTAAATGTATCTTCAAATATAAATTTGGAAAAACTATCTTTGGTTAGAACTTCATTAAGCAGTATAGATGTTACCGCAAATGTTAATTTACAAGAATTAGTTATTTCTTCTGGCGGTTATAACACTGGACAAGAAGGATCAGGATTATTTACAAGTTTAGATCTTTCTCATAACCCAAATTTAAAAATTTTCGAATGTGATGGTCAAAAACTCCCTAATTTTGATTTTAGCAGCCATCCGCAACTTGAATCGATTAGTTTTGATGCGTCCAGAGCTACTAGTTTTGATTTTTCTGCTAATATAGCATTGAAAAGTTTAAGTATAAACAATTCTTTTTTACTTGAAAACATTGATCTTTCAAATAATATTAATTTAAGAGAACTATATATTTCTAATACTAAAATAATAAATCTTGATCTTTCGCATAATCCTGCAATGAGATTGTTAAGATGTACAGATGCCAAATCTTTAGAAACTATAAATCTAAAAAACGGAAATAATGCTATTATAAATCCTTCTACTTTATATCTCACACAAACACCAAGTTTACACTGTATTTTAGTTGATGATCCTGTATATTCAGAATCTAATTGGTCTGTTAGTAAGGAAAAATGGGTTCATTATTCTTCTGTATGTCAAACACCTCAATACACAACAATTCCGGACGTTGAATTTGAAAAAGTACTGATGTTAAAAGGTTATGACGGCGTACTTGACGGTAAAGTACTAACATCACTAATCGCTAGTGTTAAAGAGCTTGATTTGAAATATTCAACATACGATAAAATTAGTGACTTAACCGGTATTGAAGGTTTTACTGCTTTAGAAAAATTAACTGTTCCACCACATGATTTGCTAAATTTAGATCTTAGTAAAAATATTGCATTAAAAACATTGAACTGTTCCGGTGTAAATCTAAATGCCCTGGATATTACAAACAACATAAACTTAGTTACTTTAGATTGCGGAAATAACAATTTATCAACACTAAACTTAACTAAAAATATAGCTTTGAATGAGTTAAATATTTCTAGTAATGAATTTAAGAATATTGATCTTTCTGAGAATAAAGCATTAGTAAAATTGATTTTAATGAACAACAATTTTACTACTATAGATCTTTCTAAAAATACTAACCTAAATTACCTGGATAGTAGACTAAATTACCAATTAAAATGTGTTCAGGTTGCGGAAGTTGATTATGCTCTTGCAAATTGGTCAATTTATAAAGAAGCTATTACAAGTTTTAATTTAGATTGTAATGAATACACGTTAATTCCTGATGATAATTTTGAACAAAAATTAATTGATCTTGGAATTGATAAAGATGGTAAAAATGGAAAAGTACAAACTGCAAGTATTGCTAATGTAACTTCATTAGATGTCCAATCAAGTAATATTAAAGATCTTACTGGAATTCAGGATTTTATATCGTTAACATATTTAGATGCTAATTATAACAGTATTAGTAATATCGACATTAGTAACAATAAGTTACTAACTAAACTAGCATTACACGAAAATAAATTAACTAGTTTGAATGTTACTAAAAACGTTAATTTATATAATTTAATGTTCTCTAAAAATCAAATTTCAACAATAGATTTATCACAAAACAAGGCTCTTGTTCTTTTAACTGCGGATAGAAATTTACTAAGCAGTCTTGACATATCTGCAAATACAAAGCTAGAATCTCTATATTGTGGTAATAATAATTTGACAGCCCTAGATGTGTCACACCAACCAAATCTTTTACAATTAAATTGTACTTTTACTTCAATTTCACAAATTGATGTTTCAACAAACAAAAAATTAGAAAATTTATATTTCGACAATGCCCAGTTGACAACTTTGGATGTGAGCAATAATACTCTTTTAAAAAGAATTAACGTTAGTAATAACTTATTAAAATCTTTAGACTTATCTCATAATCCAATTCTAGAGCTTGTTTTAATACGATTCAATCCAATAACTACATTAAATCTTCAAAATGGAAATAATGAAAACTTTATATTGCCTCCAACAAACGGCACAAATAAAACCGCAGCCGTAATTGATGCTTGTAATTTCTTAAACAATAAGAATCTTTCATGTATTCAAGTTGACAATGTAGAATTTTCTAACGCTAATTGGTCTGCTATTAAAGATGCAACAGCAAATTACAATCTAGATTGTGCAGTTTATACTTTAATTCCAGATGCTGCTTTTGAAGATAAATTAATTGCATTGCAAATTGATAAAGATGGTAAAAACGGAAAAGTAGCAACTTCAAGTATTGCTTCTGTTACTACACTGGACGTTTCATCAAGTTCTATTAAAGATCTTACTGGAATTCAAGATTTTGTTTCTTTGAAAGTATTAAACTGTAGTACAAACCAATTAACTTCTTTAACTCCTGCAAACAATCCTACATTAACAGAATTAAATGTTTCTTACAACGCTTTAACAACTCTTGATGTTAGTAAAAACAAAGCATTGACTGCATTAAATGTTTCAAACAATAATTTAAATTCTTTGAACGTAAAAAATGGTTTCAATACCAATATGGATTGGTTTAGTGTGAATTTTACTAAAAACCCTTCTCTATCTTGTATTCAAGTTGATAATGCTAAATATTCTAATGACAACTGGAATGGAAAATTAGACAAAACTTCTTTCTTTACAGAAAATTGCGGAAGTTATACTTTAATTCCTGATTCAAATTTTGAAGATAAGTTAATCGCTTTAAAAATTGATATTGATGGTAAAAACGGAAAAGTTTTAACTTCAACTATTTCAACTGTTAAAGACTTAAATGTCCAATTAAGCGATATTAAAGACTTAACTGGAATTGAAGATTTTACTTCTTTAGAGTTTTTAAACTGCCAATTCAATCTTTTAACTTCTTTGAATGTATCTAAAAATTCAAAATTAATTGAATTGTACACGCACGGAAATGATTTGACAACATTGGATGTATCTGCAAATACTGCTCTTACGACTTTGTATGCCAACAAAAACAAACTGACTGCTTTAGATTTATCTAAAAACAGCAAATTGGTTTATGTGAATGTGGCGGAGAACTCATTGAAAACGTTAAACCTTAAAAATGGCAATAACAGCAATTTTACAGGTGCATTGCTAAACAAAAATGCA